The Orcinus orca chromosome 4, mOrcOrc1.1, whole genome shotgun sequence genome includes a region encoding these proteins:
- the LOC101269526 gene encoding LOW QUALITY PROTEIN: heterogeneous nuclear ribonucleoprotein A1 (The sequence of the model RefSeq protein was modified relative to this genomic sequence to represent the inferred CDS: deleted 2 bases in 1 codon), translated as MSKSESPKEPEQLRKLFIGGLSFETTDESLRSHFEQWGTLTDCVVMRDPNTKRSRGFGFVTYATVEEVDAAMNARPHKVDGRVVEPKRAVSREDSQRPGAHLTVKKIFVGGIKEDTEEHHLRDYFEQYGKIEVIEIMTDRGSGKKRGFAFVTFDDHDSVDKIVIQKYHTVNGHNCEVRKALSKQEMASASSSQRGQSGSGNFGGGRGGGFGGNDNFGHGGNFSGRGGFGGSRGGGGYGGSGDGYNGFGNDGSNFGGGGSYNDFGSYNNQSSNFGPMKGGNFGGRSSGPYGGGGQYFAKPRNQGGYGGSSSSSSYQWQKVLITARKQSLAGEESQRSDREATSYNRFVNSAKHSGGRA; from the exons ATGTCTAAGTCAGAGTCACCCAAAGAGCCCGAACAGCTGCGGAAGCTCTTCATCGGAGGTTTGAGCTTTGAAACAACCGATGAGAGTCTGAGGAGCCATTTTGAGCAGTGGGGAACGCTCACAGATTGTGTGGTAATGAGGGATCCAAACACCAAACGCTCCAGAGGCTTCGGGTTTGTCACATATGCCACTGTGGAGGAGGTGGATGCGGCCATGAATGCAAGGCCACACAAGGTGGATGGAAGAGTTGTGGAACCAAAGAGGGCCGTCTCAAGAGAAGATTCTCAAAGACCTGGTGCCCACTTAActgtgaaaaagatttttgttGGTGGCATTAAAGAAGACACTGAAGAACATCATCTAAGAGATTATTTTGAACAGTATGGGAAAATTGAAGTGATTGAAATCATGACTGACCGAGGCAGTGGCAAAAAGAGAGGCTTTGCTTTTGTAACCTTTGATGATCATGACTCTGTAGACAAGATTGTCATTCAGAAATACCACACTGTGAATGGCCACAACTGTGAAGTAAGGAAAGCCCTATCTAAGCAAGAGATGGCTAGTGCTTCATCCAGCCAAAGAGGTCAAAGTGGTTCTGGAAACTTTGGTGGTGGTCGTGGAGGTGGTTTTGGTGGGAATGACAACTTTGGTCATGGAGGAAACTTCAGCGGTCGAGGTGGCTTTGGTGGCAGCCGCGGTGGTGGTGGAtatggtggcagtggggatggctATAATGGATTCGGTAATGATGGAAGCAATTTTGGAGGTGGTGGAAGCTACAACGATTTTGGCAGTTACAACAATCAGTCTTCAAATTTTGGACCCAtgaaaggaggaaactttggagGCAGAAGTTCTGGCCCCTATGGTGGTGGAGGCCAATACTTTGCCAAACCCCGAAACCAAGGTGGCTATGGTGgttccagcagcagcagtagctat CAGTGGCAGAAGGTTTTGATTACTGCCAGGAAACAAAGCTtagcaggagaggagagccagAGAAGTGACAGGGAAGCTACAAGTTACAACAGATTTGTGAACTCAGCCAAGCACAGTGGTGGCAGGGCCTAG